A section of the Elizabethkingia anophelis R26 genome encodes:
- a CDS encoding 3-hydroxyacyl-CoA dehydrogenase has protein sequence MNFKNITVAGSGVLGYQIAFQTAFHGFHVTVYDINDEVLEKAKAKFSILSEAYKTDLGATPEQLDAAFKNLQYTADLAEAVKDADLLIEAVPESPEIKIDFYEKLRSVAPEKTIFATNSSTMLPSQFAGSTGRPEKFLALHFANEIWKHNTAEIMGHPGTDKNVFNDIVAFSKAIGMVALPLQKEQPGYIVNSLLVPLLSAATNLLVNEVADAETIDKTWMVATGAPTGPFGILDIVGITTAYNINKMAADATNDPLKIKTVEYLKTNFIDKNKLGVSTGEGFYTYPNPAYKKDDFLK, from the coding sequence ATGAACTTTAAAAACATAACAGTGGCAGGAAGCGGCGTATTAGGTTACCAGATCGCATTCCAAACAGCATTTCACGGATTTCATGTAACAGTATATGACATTAATGATGAAGTACTGGAAAAAGCAAAAGCAAAATTCAGTATTCTGAGTGAAGCTTATAAAACCGATCTGGGAGCAACACCAGAGCAACTTGATGCTGCGTTCAAAAACCTGCAGTATACAGCAGATCTGGCAGAGGCAGTAAAAGATGCTGATTTATTGATTGAAGCTGTACCGGAAAGTCCGGAAATAAAGATAGACTTCTATGAAAAGCTAAGAAGCGTAGCACCAGAAAAAACGATTTTTGCTACTAATTCTTCTACAATGTTACCGAGTCAGTTTGCAGGAAGCACAGGCCGCCCGGAGAAATTTCTGGCACTGCATTTTGCCAACGAAATCTGGAAGCACAATACTGCCGAAATTATGGGACATCCGGGTACAGATAAAAATGTTTTCAACGATATTGTTGCTTTCTCAAAAGCCATAGGCATGGTTGCGCTTCCGTTACAAAAGGAGCAACCCGGATACATTGTAAACTCCTTACTTGTTCCTTTACTAAGCGCTGCCACCAACCTGTTGGTAAATGAAGTAGCTGATGCGGAAACAATAGATAAAACATGGATGGTAGCTACAGGAGCTCCGACAGGACCTTTTGGAATTCTGGATATTGTAGGAATTACCACAGCATACAACATCAACAAAATGGCAGCAGATGCTACAAATGATCCGTTGAAAATAAAAACAGTGGAATACCTGAAGACAAACTTTATTGATAAAAACAAACTGGGTGTCTCTACTGGTGAAGGATTTTATACTTATCCTAATCCAGCCTATAAGAAAGATGATTTTTTAAAGTAA
- a CDS encoding alpha/beta fold hydrolase, whose protein sequence is MVIQTSDYLQHNGIVKGKLTKSYYTLFRPENGNIKATLLILHGMQEHSGRYTEFAQYLAEQGLAVITYDHLGHGRTAKNTEELGFFQISNPAQQVVNDAENIADYLEKRYSDVPHFLLGHSMGSFIARCLLQQAGSRFNGAIIVGTGGKVPGAKLGKAVSALLNKIAPRHRSRFINTFFNKQNNLRFKNEPNESGTNWLSVDKNNRQAFLQDELCGVLFSINGFYTLLSVNVKATDRRWAKTLPQAFPMLFISGSDDPIGNFGKGIKQTVSDLEQDGFKDITMKLYTGMRHEILNETDKQNVYNDIINWIEKHL, encoded by the coding sequence ATGGTTATACAAACTTCAGATTATCTCCAGCATAACGGAATAGTAAAAGGTAAGCTTACAAAATCCTATTATACATTATTTCGACCGGAAAATGGAAATATAAAAGCTACTCTTCTGATTCTGCATGGTATGCAGGAACACAGCGGGCGCTATACGGAGTTTGCACAATATCTGGCAGAGCAGGGATTAGCTGTTATTACCTATGATCATTTAGGGCACGGCAGAACAGCTAAAAACACTGAGGAATTAGGCTTCTTCCAGATCAGTAATCCTGCGCAACAGGTGGTAAACGATGCTGAAAACATAGCTGATTATCTGGAAAAACGATATTCAGATGTTCCGCATTTTCTGTTAGGACATTCTATGGGATCTTTTATTGCGCGTTGTTTATTACAGCAGGCCGGTTCGCGATTCAACGGAGCTATTATTGTAGGAACTGGTGGAAAAGTTCCCGGTGCAAAATTAGGGAAAGCGGTTTCTGCACTTCTTAATAAAATAGCACCCCGTCACCGCAGTAGATTTATCAACACTTTTTTCAATAAGCAAAATAACCTGCGTTTTAAAAACGAACCTAATGAAAGCGGAACCAATTGGCTGAGTGTCGACAAAAACAATCGACAGGCTTTTTTACAGGATGAATTATGCGGTGTTCTTTTCAGTATCAATGGGTTTTACACGCTCTTGTCGGTTAACGTAAAAGCAACAGACAGACGCTGGGCAAAAACTTTACCCCAGGCATTCCCAATGTTGTTTATTAGTGGCAGCGATGATCCTATTGGCAATTTCGGTAAAGGCATTAAGCAAACCGTTTCAGATTTGGAACAAGATGGCTTTAAAGATATTACCATGAAACTGTATACAGGAATGCGCCACGAAATACTTAATGAAACCGATAAACAAAATGTTTACAACGATATTATCAACTGGATTGAAAAACATCTTTAA
- a CDS encoding helix-turn-helix domain-containing protein, whose translation METRMYENLQETLSFYGINCHKPYYISSGNPIFQFPKTPFRIDFYAFCICTEGYTDVEIDNQKYNITQNSFLVSAPSTVIKFLQTSKDFRMKLLFFDKNFLLKNIIDPFFIEKLGLFRNLSFSIISPDQDQAFKLLRLLEYLQNKTSITGRFSEDIVRTIIFNLLLETAEIINSEKENTPEEAFSEGNNLFLKFTQLVQSNVIRHKDIQYYADHLFISGKHLIKLVKKASGKTPHEIINESLLKEAFILLNDSELTFTEIAYQLNFSSVSAFGRFFKRYSLLSPSEYRKQQNL comes from the coding sequence ATGGAAACAAGAATGTACGAGAACCTGCAGGAAACACTTTCATTCTATGGCATCAATTGTCATAAGCCTTATTATATATCTTCAGGAAATCCTATTTTTCAGTTTCCAAAAACACCTTTTCGTATAGATTTCTATGCCTTTTGCATCTGTACAGAAGGCTATACCGATGTGGAAATAGACAATCAGAAATACAACATAACCCAAAATAGTTTTCTGGTTTCTGCACCATCCACAGTTATTAAGTTTTTGCAGACCAGCAAGGACTTTAGAATGAAACTCTTGTTTTTTGACAAAAATTTTCTGCTAAAGAATATTATAGATCCTTTTTTCATTGAGAAGCTGGGACTGTTCCGGAATTTATCTTTCAGTATTATCAGCCCCGACCAGGATCAGGCATTTAAGCTACTAAGACTCCTGGAATACCTGCAAAACAAAACCAGTATAACCGGACGTTTCTCTGAAGACATTGTACGCACAATAATATTCAATTTGTTATTAGAAACCGCAGAAATAATTAATTCTGAGAAAGAAAACACTCCGGAAGAAGCTTTTTCCGAAGGAAACAATTTGTTTCTGAAATTTACACAATTAGTACAAAGCAATGTAATCCGGCATAAAGATATTCAGTATTACGCTGATCATTTATTTATATCCGGAAAACACCTCATTAAATTAGTAAAAAAAGCTTCCGGAAAAACACCTCATGAAATCATCAATGAAAGCTTGTTAAAAGAAGCTTTTATATTATTGAATGATTCGGAACTTACATTTACTGAAATAGCTTATCAACTCAACTTTAGTTCCGTGTCGGCTTTTGGAAGATTTTTCAAACGTTATTCTTTATTATCACCTTCCGAATACAGAAAACAGCAAAATTTGTAG
- a CDS encoding LytR/AlgR family response regulator transcription factor, with translation MINCIIVDDEPLAIKLLENHISKIENLCIVGTARNAIEAYRLLQEHTVDLMFLDIQMPDLNGIAFLKSLLQRPKTIFTTAYREFALEGFELEAVDYILKPVTFERFFRSVERVLRNDQKEEVAEFIILKSEGLQRKVILADIVYLESQGNDVKVFLKDNTEFMTKATMTEMEIYLSDKGFLRVHRSFMINTEYITAFGHDEVVLGIQSVPVGRSYKKAFDNFIQNFFSKGLRG, from the coding sequence ATGATTAATTGTATTATAGTAGATGATGAGCCCTTGGCGATAAAACTTTTGGAAAATCATATTTCCAAAATTGAAAACCTATGTATTGTCGGAACCGCACGAAATGCAATAGAAGCATACCGGTTATTGCAAGAGCATACTGTTGATCTTATGTTTCTGGATATTCAGATGCCGGACCTGAACGGAATAGCATTTTTAAAATCCTTATTGCAGAGACCTAAAACGATTTTTACAACAGCATACCGTGAATTTGCATTAGAGGGTTTTGAGCTGGAAGCTGTTGACTATATTCTGAAGCCCGTAACTTTTGAACGCTTTTTTCGCTCTGTTGAACGGGTGCTAAGAAATGACCAGAAAGAAGAAGTCGCAGAATTTATTATTCTGAAATCTGAAGGTTTACAAAGAAAAGTAATATTGGCAGATATAGTTTATCTGGAAAGTCAGGGAAATGATGTCAAAGTCTTTTTGAAAGATAATACGGAATTTATGACAAAGGCTACAATGACAGAAATGGAAATATATTTGTCTGATAAAGGCTTTCTGAGGGTTCACCGATCCTTTATGATCAATACAGAATATATTACTGCGTTTGGCCATGATGAGGTTGTATTAGGTATACAGTCTGTTCCGGTAGGAAGAAGCTACAAAAAAGCTTTTGACAATTTTATTCAAAACTTCTTTTCAAAAGGACTCCGTGGATAA
- a CDS encoding DUF3472 domain-containing protein, protein MRSKLLTSTFLGIALFAFQSCRENNMTAEDSVSPQAKASGAVAGSTFSVPVAGNSFLTVKPSGANEVITSTKLGNWTNANSVISTYFRVSNAGTLNIGLKASVPSGTSVVKVTVGNVSKNVTLTGSANTSYTAGDFNISTPGYVKVDLQGVSKTGGYFADVTDITFSGTAASGTNIFSNDTSYYYWARRGPSCHLGYTVPTSSNVSYYYNEVTVPVGEDKIGSYFMANGFGEGYFGIQVNSATERRVLFSVWSPFPTDDPNNIPPDHKIVLNRAGSGVTIGEFGNEGSGGQSYYKYNWTAGQTYKFLLKGEPDGTGKTDYTAWFLSPDTTTWKLIASWKRPQTSTYLKGFYSFVENFNPENGYMGRKAEFKNQWVRTSAGNWQAVSTAKFTVDATYNAQQRIDAMGGTNGNSFFLQNGGFFNTIVAPGTQFSVTAPTQAPDIDFSTLP, encoded by the coding sequence ATGAGATCTAAACTATTAACCAGTACCTTCTTGGGTATTGCACTGTTTGCTTTCCAATCGTGCAGAGAAAACAATATGACAGCAGAAGATTCTGTTTCACCACAGGCTAAAGCTTCCGGAGCTGTTGCAGGTTCTACATTCAGTGTACCTGTTGCAGGAAATTCATTCTTAACAGTAAAACCTTCCGGAGCCAACGAAGTGATTACTTCTACAAAACTGGGTAACTGGACTAATGCTAATTCTGTCATCAGCACCTATTTTAGAGTGAGTAATGCCGGAACCCTAAACATTGGATTAAAAGCATCTGTTCCGTCCGGAACCAGTGTTGTAAAAGTCACTGTAGGAAATGTTTCTAAAAACGTTACTTTGACCGGATCTGCTAACACCAGTTACACTGCGGGAGATTTCAATATTTCTACTCCGGGTTATGTAAAAGTCGATTTACAGGGCGTATCTAAAACAGGTGGCTATTTTGCGGATGTAACGGACATTACATTTAGTGGTACTGCAGCCTCAGGAACCAATATTTTCAGCAATGACACCTCTTATTATTACTGGGCACGCAGAGGTCCTTCATGTCACTTAGGCTATACAGTTCCTACCAGCAGCAATGTAAGCTATTATTATAATGAAGTTACGGTTCCGGTTGGAGAAGATAAAATCGGCTCTTACTTTATGGCTAATGGTTTTGGCGAAGGTTATTTTGGTATTCAGGTTAATTCTGCTACGGAAAGAAGAGTTTTATTCTCAGTATGGAGTCCTTTCCCTACAGATGATCCGAACAATATTCCACCGGATCATAAAATAGTATTAAACAGAGCCGGAAGCGGTGTTACCATTGGTGAGTTTGGTAATGAAGGCTCCGGAGGACAGAGTTATTATAAATACAACTGGACCGCCGGACAAACCTATAAATTCTTACTGAAAGGAGAACCTGATGGTACTGGTAAAACAGATTATACAGCATGGTTTCTTTCACCAGATACCACGACATGGAAGCTTATCGCCAGCTGGAAGAGACCCCAAACCAGTACTTACCTGAAAGGTTTCTATAGTTTTGTGGAGAACTTTAATCCTGAAAACGGGTATATGGGAAGAAAAGCTGAATTTAAAAACCAATGGGTAAGAACATCAGCAGGAAACTGGCAGGCTGTTTCTACAGCTAAGTTTACTGTAGATGCTACTTATAATGCACAACAAAGAATTGATGCTATGGGCGGAACAAACGGAAACAGTTTCTTCCTACAAAATGGAGGATTCTTTAATACTATTGTGGCACCAGGCACTCAGTTTTCAGTAACCGCCCCTACACAAGCACCTGATATAGATTTTTCTACATTACCTTAA
- a CDS encoding porin produces MSNRKYRKFIFIPLLLGAFFSNAQTKDSVNVPVKDSLTAKKQEVAEVKYPQFQFKGLFQARYLVGMTKDVDVNGLHHSDHSGTSNNFMIKYMRVQMKAQISKRTEVVALANLADFKNDPKGRVLENAYIKYTFNPKIAITVGQFRPWFGIEETYPVDIIKSLDWSNQYTEFGKLGWTSFQIGASVGGQMQLGKIPFQYAVSVVNGNGKNQINDNDNGKQYSTRLVFGLAPKYNFNIGLNGGVGEVFSKKVYAVGVDVTGDIQFDSRWSLDMQLEAKQATNHILYNSLAENVRTSNPDDYLVRGIYFLPNFRYEVNHKNLSALEFSCRYEYLDNNFRRDSNPRQTITPMFGLEFLKNYGARIQLGVQIDRYKKQLENTNQYNNNLFIVQVQSRF; encoded by the coding sequence ATGAGTAATAGGAAGTATCGAAAATTTATTTTTATTCCCTTATTATTGGGAGCATTTTTCAGTAATGCACAAACCAAAGATTCAGTAAATGTTCCGGTAAAGGATTCATTAACTGCTAAAAAGCAAGAGGTCGCTGAAGTAAAGTATCCTCAATTTCAATTCAAAGGCCTTTTCCAGGCACGCTATCTGGTAGGAATGACAAAGGATGTAGATGTAAACGGTCTGCATCATAGCGACCACAGTGGTACCAGCAACAATTTTATGATCAAGTATATGCGGGTGCAAATGAAAGCGCAGATCAGTAAACGTACTGAGGTTGTTGCACTTGCTAACCTTGCTGATTTCAAAAATGATCCTAAGGGCCGTGTATTGGAGAATGCATACATCAAGTACACCTTCAATCCTAAAATAGCCATTACCGTCGGGCAGTTCCGCCCATGGTTCGGTATAGAAGAAACTTATCCTGTAGATATTATCAAATCATTGGACTGGTCCAATCAGTATACAGAGTTTGGGAAACTGGGGTGGACAAGTTTCCAAATTGGGGCCTCTGTCGGCGGGCAGATGCAACTTGGCAAAATACCTTTTCAGTATGCGGTATCTGTAGTTAACGGAAACGGGAAGAATCAGATCAATGACAATGATAATGGCAAACAGTATTCAACACGTTTGGTTTTCGGGTTGGCTCCTAAATACAATTTCAATATTGGATTAAATGGTGGTGTAGGCGAGGTCTTCAGTAAAAAAGTATATGCAGTCGGAGTAGATGTTACCGGAGATATTCAGTTTGATTCCCGCTGGAGTCTGGATATGCAGCTGGAAGCTAAACAGGCAACCAATCATATATTATATAATTCTCTTGCTGAAAACGTAAGGACTTCCAATCCGGACGATTATCTGGTACGGGGTATTTATTTTCTTCCTAATTTCAGATATGAGGTTAACCATAAAAATCTAAGTGCTTTAGAATTCTCTTGCCGTTATGAATATCTGGATAATAACTTCCGTCGGGATTCTAACCCGCGGCAAACCATTACTCCAATGTTCGGACTGGAATTTCTGAAAAATTATGGTGCAAGGATACAGTTGGGGGTACAGATAGACCGCTATAAAAAACAGCTGGAAAATACCAATCAATACAACAATAATCTGTTTATTGTTCAGGTACAGAGCCGATTCTAG
- a CDS encoding oleate hydratase codes for MNPITSKFDKVLNASSEYGHVNHEPDSSKEQQRNTPQKSMPFSDQIGNYQRNKGIPVQSYDDSKIYIIGSGIAGMSAAYYFIRDGHVPAKNITFLEQLHIDGGSLDGAGNPTDGYIIRGGREMDMTYENLWDMFQDIPALEMPAPYSVLDEYRLINDNDSNYSKARLINNKGEIKDFSKFGLNKMDQLAIIRLLLKNKEELDDLTIEDYFSESFLKSNFWTFWRTMFAFENWHSLLELKLYMHRFLHAIDGLNDLSSLVFPKYNQYDTFVTPLRKFLQEKGVNIHLNTLVKDLDIHINTEGKVVEGIITEQDGKEVKIPVGKNDYVIVTTGSMTEDTFYGNNKTAPIIDIDNSTSGQSAGWKLWKNLAAKSEIFGKPEKFCSNIEKSAWESATLTCKPSALIDKLKEYSVNDPYSGKTVTGGIITITDSNWLMSFTCNRQPHFPEQPDDVLVLWVYALFIDKEGNYIKKTMPECTGDEILAELCYHLGIEDQLENVQENTIVRTAFMPYITSMFMPRAKGDRPRVVPEGCKNLGLVGQFVETNNDVVFTMESSVRTARIAVYKLLNLNKQVPDINPLQYDIRHLLKAAKTLNDDKPFVGEGLLRKVLKGTYFEHVLPAGAAEEEEQESFIAEHVNKFREWVKGIRG; via the coding sequence ATGAACCCAATAACTTCAAAATTTGACAAAGTACTTAATGCTTCTTCTGAATACGGACATGTAAATCATGAGCCGGATTCCAGTAAAGAACAGCAACGAAACACCCCGCAAAAATCAATGCCCTTTTCTGATCAGATCGGAAATTATCAGAGAAACAAAGGAATTCCTGTACAATCATATGACGATAGTAAGATTTACATTATAGGCAGTGGAATTGCAGGTATGTCGGCAGCTTATTATTTTATACGCGATGGACATGTTCCTGCAAAAAACATCACCTTCTTGGAACAATTGCATATCGATGGCGGCTCATTAGATGGTGCCGGAAATCCGACAGACGGTTATATTATCCGTGGCGGTCGTGAAATGGATATGACGTACGAAAATCTTTGGGATATGTTTCAGGATATACCTGCCTTAGAAATGCCGGCTCCTTACAGTGTACTGGACGAATACAGATTAATTAATGATAACGACTCCAATTATTCAAAAGCCCGGTTAATCAACAATAAAGGTGAGATAAAAGACTTTAGCAAGTTCGGCCTAAATAAAATGGACCAGTTAGCTATTATCAGATTACTTCTGAAAAATAAAGAAGAACTGGACGATTTAACCATTGAGGATTACTTCAGCGAATCCTTCCTGAAAAGTAATTTCTGGACTTTTTGGAGAACGATGTTTGCCTTTGAAAACTGGCATAGCTTATTGGAACTGAAACTTTACATGCACCGTTTCCTTCACGCCATAGACGGCCTGAATGATCTGTCTTCACTGGTATTCCCTAAATACAACCAATACGATACTTTCGTAACTCCTCTGCGCAAATTCCTTCAGGAAAAAGGTGTTAATATCCACCTGAACACTCTGGTAAAAGATCTGGATATCCACATCAATACCGAAGGAAAAGTTGTAGAAGGAATTATCACCGAACAGGATGGTAAGGAAGTAAAAATCCCTGTTGGTAAAAATGACTATGTCATTGTAACTACAGGTTCCATGACGGAAGATACCTTCTACGGAAATAATAAAACTGCTCCTATTATTGACATAGACAACAGCACAAGCGGACAAAGTGCCGGATGGAAATTGTGGAAAAATCTGGCTGCAAAATCAGAAATTTTTGGGAAACCAGAGAAATTCTGCAGCAATATCGAGAAATCTGCATGGGAATCTGCAACGCTAACCTGTAAACCTTCAGCCCTTATCGACAAGCTGAAAGAATACTCTGTTAACGATCCATATTCCGGAAAAACTGTTACCGGCGGTATTATTACCATTACAGATTCCAACTGGCTGATGAGTTTCACCTGCAACAGACAGCCACACTTCCCGGAACAGCCGGATGATGTACTGGTACTTTGGGTATATGCCTTATTCATAGACAAAGAGGGAAACTATATCAAAAAAACAATGCCGGAATGTACAGGAGATGAAATTCTTGCAGAACTATGCTACCATTTAGGTATTGAAGATCAGTTAGAAAATGTACAGGAAAATACAATTGTAAGAACTGCATTCATGCCCTATATAACCTCTATGTTTATGCCAAGAGCTAAAGGCGATCGTCCTAGAGTAGTGCCTGAAGGCTGTAAAAATCTGGGACTGGTAGGTCAGTTTGTAGAAACCAATAATGATGTGGTATTTACAATGGAAAGCTCTGTAAGAACAGCGAGAATTGCTGTCTACAAATTACTAAACCTCAACAAACAGGTTCCTGATATCAATCCTTTACAGTATGATATCCGACATCTGCTAAAAGCAGCAAAAACACTGAATGATGACAAACCATTTGTAGGTGAAGGCTTGTTGAGAAAAGTCCTTAAAGGAACTTACTTTGAACATGTGTTACCTGCCGGTGCAGCAGAGGAAGAAGAACAGGAGTCCTTTATCGCTGAACATGTAAATAAGTTCAGAGAATGGGTAAAAGGAATAAGAGGATAA